A single window of Metallosphaera hakonensis JCM 8857 = DSM 7519 DNA harbors:
- a CDS encoding DUF3782 domain-containing protein, with protein MIKEELLKLLKEDPEFRRQMAELLGLAMFDEIRTAVRNLTETVNKLNDEVKELIEVQKRNEERFNKLNEIREKNEERFAQLSESQRVTDEKMREVLEAQKKNEERFAQLSESQRVTDEKMREVLEAQKKNEERFAQLSESQRVTDEKMREVLEAQKKNEERFAQLSESQRVTDEKMREVLEAQKKNEERFAQLSESQKRTEESIKQLYQALFQIDVRLNQLIDAHKETENTVKLLTLKIDALVQEQSKMKSDIERINRTISSIGQRWGVDYETLIKNFFDDFIKGEGLNFEQANKFTYKDDNGVFGRKGLKYEIDILAKNNKVYLIEVKSFCDIDDVEWFDYKSDVIAKVLGIKDGIKMILAVNTTDEAKEMAEKLGMKLIYGDIIKIEKQDKG; from the coding sequence ATGATAAAGGAGGAACTGCTAAAATTACTTAAAGAGGATCCGGAGTTTAGGAGGCAAATGGCGGAACTATTAGGTCTCGCTATGTTCGACGAAATAAGGACGGCAGTGAGGAACCTTACCGAGACCGTTAACAAACTAAACGATGAGGTAAAAGAACTTATTGAAGTGCAGAAGAGGAACGAGGAGAGGTTCAATAAACTAAATGAGATTCGCGAGAAGAACGAGGAGAGGTTCGCTCAGCTCAGTGAGTCCCAGAGGGTGACCGATGAGAAGATGCGGGAGGTATTGGAGGCCCAGAAGAAGAACGAGGAGAGGTTCGCTCAGCTCAGTGAGTCCCAGAGGGTGACCGATGAGAAGATGCGGGAGGTATTGGAGGCCCAGAAGAAGAACGAGGAGAGGTTCGCTCAGCTCAGTGAGTCCCAGAGGGTGACCGATGAGAAGATGCGGGAGGTATTGGAGGCCCAGAAGAAGAACGAGGAGAGGTTCGCTCAGCTCAGTGAGTCCCAGAGGGTGACCGATGAGAAGATGCGGGAGGTATTGGAGGCCCAGAAGAAGAACGAGGAGAGGTTCGCTCAGCTCAGTGAGTCACAAAAAAGGACCGAGGAGTCTATTAAGCAACTTTACCAGGCCCTTTTCCAAATCGACGTTAGACTAAACCAGCTTATAGATGCTCATAAGGAAACCGAAAACACAGTGAAGTTATTGACATTGAAAATCGACGCTTTGGTTCAAGAACAAAGTAAGATGAAAAGTGATATCGAGAGGATAAATAGGACCATAAGCAGTATTGGACAAAGATGGGGAGTTGATTATGAAACGCTAATAAAGAACTTCTTTGATGATTTTATAAAAGGCGAAGGTTTAAATTTCGAGCAAGCAAATAAGTTTACCTATAAGGACGACAACGGGGTATTCGGAAGGAAAGGTTTGAAATACGAAATCGATATATTGGCTAAAAACAACAAAGTCTATCTAATTGAGGTTAAATCGTTCTGCGATATCGATGATGTGGAGTGGTTCGACTACAAGTCGGATGTGATCGCTAAGGTCTTGGGAATAAAAGACGGGATAAAGATGATTTTAGCTGTTAATACAACCGACGAGGCCAAAGAGATGGCAGAAAAATTGGGTATGAAGTTAATTTATGGAGATATAATAAAAATAGAAAAGCAAGATAAAGGTTGA
- a CDS encoding ATP-binding protein, whose protein sequence is MDDDELLGIMADWNYWGNFRRDWIPRDEYVNHVLDLLKGINVVALSGIRRAGKSSVAQQVIREILRRGVDPRDSLIVKLDDERLIDLNYDVLLRIIDLYFKNVKRSDSVSYVVIDEAQEVDGWERVVRGLAEKGNKVLVTGSSAKLLSSEYTTLLSGRHVEVRVFPLSLGELLVFKGVTLREKLDEVTKIQEIERGIEELMNLGGFPDVVLHMDIADQLLVSYFETVVLKDVIGRYKIRNERKLRTLAKFYITSTGSRITYNSVSKFLKIPVKTVERYSEYLEKVYILFFLNSFSWTIKVTENSPRKVYVVDNGFVRVFNPRSSRGRLFESLVAQHVYRYSLSQRMSLYYWLDSLEVDLVVAREDQAIPIQVAYDVEDQEVLEREIRALLKFREKCGGDRSLLVVYRGEERQISGINVIPARKFLLHLEDYLTFKK, encoded by the coding sequence ATGGACGATGATGAGCTATTAGGGATTATGGCAGATTGGAATTACTGGGGGAACTTTAGAAGGGATTGGATTCCGAGAGACGAGTATGTGAACCATGTACTGGACCTACTGAAGGGAATAAACGTTGTAGCTCTATCGGGCATACGGAGGGCCGGTAAATCCAGTGTTGCGCAACAGGTCATAAGGGAAATTCTGAGAAGGGGAGTAGATCCTCGAGATTCCCTGATCGTGAAGTTGGATGACGAAAGATTAATAGACCTGAATTACGACGTTCTCCTTCGGATAATCGACCTGTATTTCAAAAACGTGAAAAGGAGCGACTCAGTCTCCTACGTCGTTATTGATGAGGCTCAGGAAGTGGACGGTTGGGAGAGAGTGGTGAGAGGATTAGCGGAGAAGGGCAACAAGGTTCTTGTCACTGGTTCCTCGGCTAAACTCCTGAGCTCCGAGTACACAACTCTTCTGTCGGGAAGACACGTAGAGGTCAGGGTGTTCCCCTTGAGTTTAGGTGAACTATTGGTGTTCAAAGGGGTAACCCTCAGGGAGAAGCTTGATGAGGTAACGAAGATCCAAGAGATAGAGAGGGGGATAGAGGAGTTAATGAACCTGGGTGGGTTCCCTGACGTTGTGCTTCACATGGACATAGCCGATCAGCTTCTGGTCTCTTATTTCGAGACAGTTGTATTGAAAGATGTGATTGGTAGGTACAAGATAAGAAACGAAAGGAAGTTGAGGACCTTAGCCAAGTTCTACATAACCTCAACGGGATCCAGGATAACTTACAACAGCGTATCTAAATTCCTGAAAATACCCGTCAAGACCGTGGAGAGATATTCGGAATATTTGGAGAAGGTCTATATTCTCTTCTTCCTGAATTCTTTCTCGTGGACCATCAAAGTCACCGAAAACTCACCGAGGAAAGTGTACGTTGTGGACAACGGATTCGTGAGGGTGTTTAACCCTAGATCGTCCAGAGGGAGACTCTTTGAGAGCCTAGTAGCACAACATGTTTACAGGTACTCACTATCTCAGAGGATGAGCTTGTATTACTGGCTAGACTCCCTTGAAGTGGACCTAGTTGTAGCAAGAGAGGACCAGGCTATTCCCATACAGGTGGCGTACGATGTTGAAGACCAAGAAGTGCTTGAGAGGGAGATTAGGGCATTACTCAAGTTTAGGGAGAAGTGTGGAGGAGATAGGTCACTGTTAGTGGTGTATAGGGGAGAGGAGAGACAAATATCGGGAATAAATGTGATTCCTGCCAGAAAATTCCTTCTCCATTTGGAGGATTACCTAACATTTAAGAAATAA
- a CDS encoding MFS transporter, producing MLRQIFSLLTIFLLAALSVYSISFVLPSLSTIYGKGIYFTVPLSWIGGAIGGVALSILADRWSRRFSLLISILLFTLPLLLNSVIRDLSLFYVLWFLIGFGVNGENGLSYVYAAELSPPKYRGLVGSIMQGLYFVGGLLGLIWASVFKLNLYFLSLGVVSLISLALWPLIPESTRRSRSNPSAHGLFKITFLGAIFSVGSFLFVVPLVSLSFTLLSLLNLNAFLLLSIALLVGMVGFTLAGRISDIWGRKRTTYMFIGVSLVFSVVMLLSGEPLLVEISLVALMVGSSFFAYFGIWMSEIFPPEIRATGTNTVFFLGRLIGGGFGVSLVLLMPFGLKDDLGISLVISSILVLIAVLGLPETVSQGRKG from the coding sequence ATGCTCAGACAGATTTTTTCTCTCCTAACGATTTTCCTCCTAGCTGCGCTCTCAGTGTACTCAATAAGTTTCGTTTTACCCTCGCTCTCAACGATATACGGAAAGGGGATATACTTCACCGTTCCCCTCAGTTGGATAGGAGGAGCAATTGGTGGAGTAGCCCTCTCAATTCTAGCCGACAGGTGGAGCAGGAGGTTCTCCCTCCTTATTTCAATTCTACTCTTTACATTACCTTTACTCCTTAACTCCGTGATCAGGGATCTTTCCCTGTTTTACGTCCTCTGGTTCCTCATTGGATTTGGAGTCAACGGAGAGAACGGGTTAAGCTACGTTTACGCAGCCGAACTATCTCCGCCTAAATATAGGGGTCTCGTGGGCAGTATCATGCAGGGCCTCTATTTCGTGGGAGGACTTCTTGGATTGATTTGGGCTTCTGTGTTTAAGTTAAATCTGTATTTCCTTAGTCTAGGAGTTGTATCCCTCATCTCCTTGGCTCTTTGGCCTCTAATTCCAGAGTCTACCAGAAGATCGAGAAGTAACCCCTCTGCTCATGGACTTTTCAAGATCACGTTCCTTGGAGCCATATTCTCCGTAGGCTCCTTTCTCTTCGTGGTTCCCTTAGTCTCACTCTCCTTTACTCTTCTTTCCCTACTTAATTTGAACGCTTTCCTTTTACTTTCTATAGCGCTCCTAGTGGGAATGGTCGGGTTCACGCTGGCGGGGAGAATATCAGATATATGGGGGAGGAAAAGAACCACATACATGTTCATTGGAGTGTCCTTAGTCTTCTCGGTGGTTATGCTCCTTTCTGGGGAACCGCTTCTTGTGGAGATATCTCTCGTGGCCCTAATGGTGGGATCGTCGTTCTTCGCTTACTTCGGGATATGGATGAGCGAAATTTTCCCGCCCGAGATTAGAGCCACGGGAACTAACACAGTCTTCTTTCTGGGTAGACTAATTGGAGGTGGGTTCGGGGTAAGTCTAGTTCTACTGATGCCCTTTGGACTCAAGGACGATCTAGGCATCTCTCTAGTAATTTCGTCTATTCTAGTACTCATAGCTGTTTTAGGTCTTCCTGAGACCGTTAGCCAAGGGAGGAAGGGATAA